Proteins from a genomic interval of Nematostella vectensis chromosome 5, jaNemVect1.1, whole genome shotgun sequence:
- the LOC5502548 gene encoding protein FAM81A — MERPSSRTRSPKRTSLPAITNGDNTLALRGETLSRMDVLEDRIYNQEKTTRSLIDRALRVKEDIVESLSIAQVNWQGEKRARALLQEHIRTITSVVKRLSREIEVLEDELRSKESKVAGNATAFKNLELHHVAGVTDLRGRVARCDHAIERMVSDLRAIAEALNELRQRQENSTKENNERFQGLQSSINDLVMKFEKYNTEQHTSIEKLKGQADDQVTRLDSKTKSAVEDVRANITSTRQWTESEYFKLTKEFQGRLERFEGVIINRQEKLEFKVDSYLSKIEKMISEEKDKYFNLWEVRLKETKSEQDHVLRDTCAGLRQEYRLGFNTVHESMTTLQKVLEAKLKLVEDDLKKSINNILRMVVLV; from the coding sequence ATGGAAAGGCCTTCATCAAGAACCAGAAGTCCAAAAAGGACTTCACTTCCAGCTATAACGAACGGGGACAACACTTTAGCGTTAAGAGGGGAGACTTTAAGTCGCATGGACGTCTTAGAAGACCGGATTTACAATCAAGAAAAAACTACAAGGTCTCTAATAGATAGAGCTCTAAGAGTGAAAGAAGACATCGTCGAGAGCCTCAGTATAGCCCAAGTGAATTGGCAAGGAGAGAAAAGAGCTAGAGCGCTACTACAAGAACACATCCGGACCATAACCTCAGTGGTAAAGCGCTTAAGCCGAGAAATAGAGGTTTTAGAGGATGAGCTAAGGTCTAAGGAAAGCAAAGTTGCAGGCAACGCAACAGCATTCAAAAATTTAGAATTGCACCATGTTGCTGGGGTGACGGACCTTAGGGGGAGGGTGGCTAGATGTGACCATGCAATTGAAAGAATGGTGTCAGACCTGCGTGCAATTGCTGAGGCTCTAAATGAGCTACGGCAACGACAGGAGAATAGTACAAAGGAGAATAATGAAAGGTTTCAAGGACTTCAGTCATCAATTAATGATCTAGTCATGAAGTTTGAAAAATACAACACAGAGCAGCATACCAGCATTGAGAAACTAAAAGGGCAGGCAGATGACCAGGTCACTCGCCTAGACTCCAAGACTAAGTCTGCTGTTGAGGATGTCCGGGCAAACATCACCTCCACTCGGCAATGGACTGAATCAGAGTATTTTAAGTTGACAAAGGAATTCCAGGGAAGACTTGAAAGATTTGAGGGAGTTATTATTAATCGACAAGAAAAGTTGGAATTTAAAGTCGATTCATACTTGTCAAAGATAGAGAAAATGATATCAGAAGAGAAGGACAAGTATTTTAACTTGTGGGAAGTACGGCTGAAGGAAACTAAGTCTGAGCAAGACCATGTGTTGAGGGATACATGCGCTGGTCTCAGGCAGGAGTACAGGCTTGGCTTCAACACAGTTCATGAAAGCATGACAACCTTGCAAAAGGTCCTAGAGGCCAAGCTGAAACTTGTTGAAGACGACCTTAAAAAATCCATCAATAATATTTTGAGGATGGTGGTATTAGTATAA
- the LOC5502546 gene encoding leucine-rich repeat-containing protein 74A, translated as MATSVEVGCIRRVPVTAQSSVSDTEDDQVVPPDELNGSSDGEYDTDLEEEFKREPSQDDTSQGRGVYLKACSSLGLVPCSPFLRQLHKPEMNLMHYNLGPRGAEAVAVALMQNTKVLTLNISNNDIQEEGAIYISKMLTENFYITELDISNNNLQSQGAYAVSEMLRQNSEILEVNLSENKFIEKDVEPIVEAMKDNYTLKSLNLSRNAFCEIGGQLLGPALDANVGLEYLNLRWNQIRRKGAVAIGYGLRHNCSLKSLDLSWNGFADDGAKSVGEALALNTTLTELDISSNRISGEGASSIAAGLAKNETLQILRIGINPFLSQGAQDILSAVHQNPNSAIEELGFDDIPVNSEFEDFLEEVMDARPNLSVQCGAAMRGKDRVKKIKQRVDVLNLLLEYIELRGLRMVDFFRQLDKDNSKKITRAEFMAGVKKTGIPMTRRQLKKLVNILDVDNDGNIDYSEIVAIKSDDVFDVYHKKNAKKDDPAIIALKEKKMKQKKGLK; from the exons ATGGCTACATCAGTTGAAGTAGGCTGCATTCGACGTGTTCCTGTCACAGCGCAAAGTTCAGTATCGGATACCGAGGACGACCAGGTTGTCCCACCTGACGAGCTGAATGGCAGCAGTGATGGCGAGTACGACACCGACCTCGAGGAGGAGTTCAAGCGAGAGCCTTCTCAAGACGACACGAGTCAGGGGAGAGGGGTGTACCTCAAGGCTTGCTCCAGCCTGGGTCTGGTCCCCTGCTCTCCTTTTCTTCGTCAGTTGCATAAGCCTGAGATGAACCTGATGCATTATAACCTCGGTCCTCGTGGCGCAGAAGCGGTGGCGGTAGCGCTGATGCAAAACACCAAAGTGCTAACACTGAACATCTCTAATAATGATATCCAGGAAGAAGGCGCCATCTACATCTCCAAGATGCTGACAGAGAATTTCTACATTACAGAACTGGACATCTCTAATAACAACCTTCAATCACAAGGGGCTTATGCCGTCTCTGAGATGCTGCGACAGAACTCGGAGATACTAGAGGTCAACTTATCAGAGAACAAGTTCATAGAGAAAGACGTGGAGCCGATAGTGGAAGCCATGAAAGATAACTACACCTTGAAGTCTTTGAATCTCAGCCGTAACGCTTTCTGTGAGATCGGTGGTCAGTTGCTTGGACCTGCCCTAGACGCGAATGTTGGTCTAGAGTACTTGAATTTACGGTGGAATCAGATCCGCCGCAAAGGTGCGGTGGCCATCGGATACGGACTTAGGCATAATTGCTCACTGAAGTCCCTCGACCTCTCATGGAATGGGTTCGCTGATGACGGCGCGAAGTCGGTTGGGGAGGCGCTCGCCTTGAATACCACCCTCACAGAGCTTGACATCTCCAGCAATAGGATATCCGGTGAAGGAGCGTCGTCAATAGCTGCTGGGCTGGCCAAGAACGAGACGCTACAGATCTTACGGATAG GTATAAACCCCTTTCTCAGTCAAGGAGCGCAAGACATTCTCTCCGCTGTACATCAGAATCCGAACAGCGCTATTGAGGAACTTGGTTTTGATGACATCCCAGTGAATTCGGAGTTCGAGGACTTCCTAGAGGAAGTGATGGATGCGAGGCCGAACCTGAGTGTGCAATGCGGCGCTGCCATGAGAGGCAAGGACAGGGTGAAGAAGATCAAGCAGAGAGTG GATGTGCTAAACTTACTCCTTGAGTACATCGAGTTGCGCGGTCTTCGTATGGTGGACTTCTTCCGTCAACTAGACAAAGACAACAGTAAGAAGATCACTCGGGCCGAGTTCATGGCGGGCGTCAAAAAGACAGGTATCCCGATGACACGGAGGCAGCTCAAGAAGCTTGTTAACATACTGGACGTGGATAACGATGGCAATATTGACTACAGTGAGATCGTAGCCATCAAGAGCGATGATGTGTTCGACGTTTATCACAAAAAGAACGCGAAGAAAGATGACCCAGCCATCATAGCTCTCAAAGAGAAAAAGATGAAGCAGAAAAAGGGACTAAAGTAG